The genomic stretch GACTTGATTCTGAGAGTTAAAAGACTTCGGTAGAGACAGAATCTCCCAGACTAAAAGGCTCTATTATTTTTGCTTGCTAAGGAAAATTGTTTAGAGGCCATTCTTTTTCTGGGATTAGTTCCTTTCCATTAAAATCTTGCTTTTTCCCGGAAAATCAAGCTTGGGCAAATATATTTGCTGACTTGTTATGCCAGGTcagcttctctctctctctctctctttctctcagtatATTATTACATTTTTGGTGTTGAGAATTTAATGGGAAAGTACGGAAATTTAGAATACTTACTTAAATCATGTTTGGTGGCTGAGAAAGTgagaaaaaaggaaagaaaaatgtttttcttcttatgatATTGTTTTGTGGTTTATAATATAGCATTCTAAAGTTGTTTTGGATGAGATAATGGAACCATCTATGAGAATTTTCAACTGGGTATTAGAACACTAAAATCAAAATGTTTTGATTTTCACCTTTTTCTAGTTTCTTTAgaaagatatgatgatgatgatcatcaGTATTGCTTTAATCTATTAGTATTGCTATAATCTATTTTGTCAAAGCAAATTTGAGTTTTTTGAAAGAAGAATTATTAACTgcaatctatatctatatatggTCAAAATATGAATTGAGTTTTGTTCTTTATCATCAGAAATTTGGTGAGGCACCTACCCTTTTTGGTGCTGAATTGTGGTTCAATTCGAGATCAAAGGGACTTATTTTAAACCATCAATCTTCAACAAGAGGATGGCAAAGGATGTGATCATTAGTGTTTCAGTGATTCCAGCTTCTGAGTTACTCACTCACATTGTCCTTGATTTATTTGAAACTGCACAATCAGCCAAAAAGGTTCTGTTTCAGAAAGATAACTTTATCACATTCTCAACACACTTGGAGAAAACAGCAGCCATTTTGAAAGAGTTGTCCAAACAAAATCTTGACCATTCTGAGAGCTTAAAGAGTGCCTTGACAATTTTGAACAGAGAATTGAAAGCTGCTAAGCAGCTAATCGAAGATTGCAGCAAAAGGAATAAGCTTTATCTTTTTTTCAATTGCAGGAAGATTGTAAAGCAGTTAGATAGCAGTACTAAGGAGATTAGTCAAGCATTAAGCCTAATCCCACTAGCCTCTTTGGATGTGTCATTGTCAATAAATGACAAGCTTAGTGAGTTATGCAAGAGTATGTTAGAGGCTGAATACCAGGCAGCTGTGGTGGAGGAAGAAATTTTGGCGAAGATCGAGTTAGGAATACAAGAAAGAAATGGCAATCACTCTTATGCAAACAATTTGCTGTTTCAAATTGCTGAGGCTCTTGGTTTGTCGACTGAGAAGTCTGCATTGAAAAAGGAGTACGAAGAATTCATTCGCGAGATAGAAGATGCCAATGTGAGGAAAGAACAGGAAGAATCTTTGCAAATGGATCAGATTATAGCTTTGCTTGAAAATGCTGATGCAGCAACATCTTCTGAGGAGAAAGAGAAAAAGTATCTTGAGAGGAGAAATTCTTTAGGCAATCAACACTTGTTGCCGCTCAAGGGATTTTATTGCAGCATCACTCATGAGGTTATGGTGGATCCAGTCGAAACTTCTTCTAGACAGACGTTCGAAAGAAGTGCCATAGAGAGATGGCTTGCAGAAGGGAACAATCTGTGTCCCTTGACAAATGCTCCCCTTGATGCTGCAGCTCTACGGCCCAATAAAACTCTTAGGCAATCCATCGAAGAATGGAGAGATCGAAACACCATCATTACCATTGTCAATATCAAACCCCAACTCCAGTCAGATCAAGAGGAAGAAGTTCTGCAAGCCTTGAGCCTGCTGCACAAGTTGTGCATTGATAAAGAGCTGCATCGAGAATGGGCGACATTGGAGGACTGCATATCAGTTCTTGTTGGACTTCTTGGTAGAAATAATCGAGATTTAAGAAAGGAAGTTCTTGTGATCTTATCCATCCTTGCAAAGGACAGTGAGGATAAAATGGTAAGTCTAAATCCACTTtctattataatttataaaaaactAGAATGAATAAGCTTAAGATAACTCCAAAATGCTGATTTCCATTGGCTTTGGAGTGCCTATTGGCATATGATGTGATAATAGTTATTGTATATCAGTTTGAAAGATGGAGctgacatttttttttctttctttccaatatgatatttttgacagGAAAAAATAACTAGAGTAGATGGTGCACTTGAATCTATTGTTCGCTCACTTGCTCGCCAATACGAGGAAAGTAAGGCGGCATTGCATTTGTTATTGGAGTTATCCAGAAGTAATGTTGCACTAGATTTGATTGGAAATGCTCAGGGCTGCATACTTCTCCTATTGACTATGTTAAGCAGTGAAGATAACCAAGTTGCTACAGAAGCTCTACAGCTTTTAGAGATTCTGTCACTCCAAAAGAACAACGTTAAGCAAATGGCGAAAGCAAATTATTTTAAGCCGCTGTTGCAGCTTCTTTCTTCAGGTACGCCGTTGTTAGAAGCAGCATTTTGCATAAACATGTGAAAATGATTTTGGAAACAAATTTGGACACCATTGTTGAGTTTGAAATGTCTAAAATCAGCATAAAATCTGGCTAAACTAAGTATATCTTTTGGATTATTGTTAATTCTGATCATGCAGGACCTGAAGATGTTAGAATGTGTATGGCTGAAACTTTGGCCGAAATAGAATTGACTAATCACAGCAAACTAGCCATTGTTAAAGATGGAGGACTGCGGCCACTTATTGAAATGCTTGCACAAGGTGATTTGGAGGCCAAGAAAGCGGCTATTAAATCTCTCCTGCAACTCTCCAATTTACCTCAAAATGGCCTGCAGATGATCAAAGAAGGTGCAGTTCGACCGCTGTTCGAAGTTCTTTATTGCCACAGCTTACAATCACCAGCATTGCGTGAACAGGTAGCTGCCACAATTATGTACCTTTCCATATCAACCGCCAACCAAGAATCTGATGGCGAACAGGTCTCGCTGTTGGAGTCAGAGGAAGACATTTTTAAACTTTTCTCCCTCATTTCTTTAACGGGGCCTGAAATAAAGCAAAGCATTCTCAAAACTTTTCACTCTTTGTGCCAGTCCCCTTCTGGTTTAGACATCAGAATGAAGTTGAGACAggtctctctctccccctctctctctctctctctctctctctctccccgtctctctctccctctctctctctctctctcttatccTAATTAGTAAAGGGTTACTTATAATGGATTTTGTCATTTCTGTGTTATTCAGCTCTCTGCAGTCCAAGTCTTGGTTCCTCTATGTGAGGTCCACCAACACTCAGTTCGAGCAAATGCAGTGAAGTTGTTCTTTTGTTTGACAGAAAATGCTGGCGATGACAGCACCTTCTTGGAGCATGTCAATCAAAGATGCATTGAGACCTTGCTCAAAATCATTCGAATTTCAAATGATGTGGAAGAGATTGCTTCTGCACTTGGTATTATAGCTTATCTTCCAAAGAATCCAGAGATGAATCAATGGCTTCTAGAGGCTGAGGCACTTCAAATAATTTACAATTGTCTCAATG from Humulus lupulus chromosome 5, drHumLupu1.1, whole genome shotgun sequence encodes the following:
- the LOC133834441 gene encoding U-box domain-containing protein 43-like, whose protein sequence is MAKDVIISVSVIPASELLTHIVLDLFETAQSAKKVLFQKDNFITFSTHLEKTAAILKELSKQNLDHSESLKSALTILNRELKAAKQLIEDCSKRNKLYLFFNCRKIVKQLDSSTKEISQALSLIPLASLDVSLSINDKLSELCKSMLEAEYQAAVVEEEILAKIELGIQERNGNHSYANNLLFQIAEALGLSTEKSALKKEYEEFIREIEDANVRKEQEESLQMDQIIALLENADAATSSEEKEKKYLERRNSLGNQHLLPLKGFYCSITHEVMVDPVETSSRQTFERSAIERWLAEGNNLCPLTNAPLDAAALRPNKTLRQSIEEWRDRNTIITIVNIKPQLQSDQEEEVLQALSLLHKLCIDKELHREWATLEDCISVLVGLLGRNNRDLRKEVLVILSILAKDSEDKMEKITRVDGALESIVRSLARQYEESKAALHLLLELSRSNVALDLIGNAQGCILLLLTMLSSEDNQVATEALQLLEILSLQKNNVKQMAKANYFKPLLQLLSSGPEDVRMCMAETLAEIELTNHSKLAIVKDGGLRPLIEMLAQGDLEAKKAAIKSLLQLSNLPQNGLQMIKEGAVRPLFEVLYCHSLQSPALREQVAATIMYLSISTANQESDGEQVSLLESEEDIFKLFSLISLTGPEIKQSILKTFHSLCQSPSGLDIRMKLRQLSAVQVLVPLCEVHQHSVRANAVKLFFCLTENAGDDSTFLEHVNQRCIETLLKIIRISNDVEEIASALGIIAYLPKNPEMNQWLLEAEALQIIYNCLNDGNRDVSYKSQVVGNAVGAICRFTVSTNQEWQHRVAEAGLIQVLVRLLASGTSFTKQNAAIALKQLSESSKNLSKPIKKRGPFLCCFSSPETGCPAHMGSCGVESSFCILEANAMDPLVRMLGEPDLQTTEAALDALLTLIDSQKPLDGIKVLDNANAIAAIIKLLSYDSAKLQWKCLKGLEMIFQLDELKRKYGGLVQMPLVDIAQKKASDMREIKSLAAKLLAQLGVLGAQSSFF